Below is a window of Catalinimonas alkaloidigena DNA.
AGCCGAATTTAGTGCCTACCAGGTCCAGGTGATCGCGCAGGACCCAGAGAACGGGCGTGTCTGGCTCCACATCGACCTGATGTGAGCGACCGTTCACGTGAAGTGTGAAAGTAGCCATATCGAAAAGTGTTTATACAGTTTGGAAGTCCCCCCTAACTTACCAAAATTCCCGGACCGGTACACATCCCAACCGGCGCAACAAAGCAATTGAGTACAAGGGAATTACCCCCGACCGGCACGCCCGGTTCCCAAAGTTGCACCCGGACCTGTATCTTGCCCCGTAGCCTTCACGGCAGAAGGCCCGCTGACCCCGTTCGTATGGAAATAGGAATTGATAGCTTCGCGTATGCCATGTCGGTCGACGAAACCGGCGCGCCCCTCAGTAGCCAACAGGCCATGGCCGAATTGCTCGACCGCATGGTGCAGGCCGACCAGGCCGGACTCGACGTGTTCGGCATCGGCGAACACCACCGCAAAGAGTACCTCGACTCGGCCCCGACTACGATTCTGGCGGCCGCCGCGGCCCGCACCGAGCGCATCCGCCTCACCAGCGCCGTGACCGTGCTGAGCGCCGCCGATCCGGTACGCGTCTTTCAGAGTTTCGCCTCCCTCGACCTCATCTCGAAGGGGCGCGCCGAAATGGTGGTGGGGCGCGGCTCCTCTATCGAAGCCTTTCCCTTGTTCGGTTACGACCTGAACGATTACGACGCCCTCTTCGCCGAGAAGCTGGACCTGTTGCTCACGATCCGCGACCACGAGGTGGTGACGTGGTCGGGCAAGTTTCGGCCCCCGTTGCAGAACCTGCCCATCTACCCGCGTCCCGTGCAAAAGCCCTTTCCCATCTGGCTGGGCGTCGGCGGAACGCCCGGCTCGTTTGTGCGGGCCGGAATGCTCGGTCTGCCGCTGATGGTCGCCGTGATCGGCGGCGAAACCCATCGCTTCCGCCCGCTGGTCGACCTCTACCGCGAAGCGGGGGCGAAGGCCGGACACGCGCCCGACCAACTCAAGGTGGGGCTGCACTCGTTCGGGTACGTGGCCCGCACCACGCAGGAGGCCATCGACAACTACTACCCCGGCCACGAGGCCAACATGAACCGCATCGGGAAGGAGCGGGGCTGGCCCCCGATGACGCGCGCCCGCTTCGACGGCTCCCGTTCCAAGCTGGGCTTCATGATGCTGGGCAATCCCGAAGAGGTGGCCGAGAAAATCCTCCGCCACAGCGCAGCGCTGGGGGGCATCGACCGCGTCACGTTCCAGATGGACAACGCCGACCTGACCCACCGGCAACTGATGGACGCCATCGAGCTGATCGGCACCCGGGTCGCCCCGCTGGTGAAGGGAGCAACCGTATAGGGGGAGCCTGACACTACTTTGTTATCAAAACCTTCTTGCTGTCATCTCGAACGAAGCCGCCGCGGCGCGGTGAGAGATCTATCTGCTTCTGGAACAAGATCTCTCACGTTGGTCGAGATGACTATCATAATCTAAGCCATGATAAAATCGGTTCACTGCGGCATCCTAACTCTACCGCAAGCTTTTAGCTTGTGGGGAAATTTTGTAAGCTTTCAGCTTACGTACGTTGAAAACGTGCAGGATTGACTACCAGTTACGTTGGCTCCGCGACTCAACGTGCGGCAGGGAAGAAGGAAGCATAACAAAATGCGAAATGAAGATTGAGTTTGAGATATCTCCTGAAGAGGTTCATGAAAATATGAAGGACTTTCTGGGGAAAGACTTTATACTTTCTACAGTAGTGAAAGAGATAAGGAGGCTTAGTCCAGTAATAGTAAGTTATTTCATAGGCGCCTTTGTTGTGATATTTTATAGATTCCAGCGTGGCTATTATGCCATCTTACTGGGGGGGCTTTGTATGATACTATTGAGGTTGGTTTGGAGGGTATTAAAAGCTATACACATTGCTAAGCGTGTTCAGCAATGGAGTTGTGGCTTAACCGGATCGATTGTGATTGATGATACAAAGCTAAATTATCATCTTAATCGTATTCATGAAGTACTCATCTTAGACCAAGTACAGATATCACTTGATAATGAACTTTATTTCTCTCTTACAGATGCCATTTCTCAGAAGTATATTATTATTCCCAAAATGGTATGCACAGAAGAGCAATTACTTGAAATTACGCATCTTCTAGAGATGCAAAGGAGAGCTGCTCAAAATGAATCAACCTAATACTTTGACATCTGGGTATGAAAATAGCGCTGGCACAACTCCGCTCTCAAAAAGGTGACTTGGACATCAACCTCGCCCGTCACCAGGACGTTATCGAGCGCGCCGCTGCACAGAGCGCGGACCTGATCGTCTTCCCGGAACTCTCCCTCACCAACTACGAACCCACGATTGCCGAAGCGGTCGCCACCCCGCCGGACGATCCCCGTCTCGACATGTTCCAGCACTTCGCCGATGCCCACCACATGACGATTGGCATCGGCCTGCCCACCCGACACGAAGCGGGCATCCAGATTTCGCTGCTCCTCTTCCAGCCGCATCAGGCACTTCGCCGCTATGCCAAGCAGTACCTCCACGCCGACGAAGAACCGTTTTTCGTGCCCGGCCCCGGCTTCCCGAGCCTGACGCTGGGCAACACCTCTATCGCCCTGGCCATCTGCTACGAAATTTCCGTCCCCGCCCATACCGAAGTCGCGGTCCAAAGCGGCGCTCCCTTCTACCTGGCCAGCGTCGCCAAGTTTGTCGGCGGCATCGACAAGGCCCTGACGCAGATGGCGGACATCGCCCGGCAGCACGGCCTCACGACGCTGATGGTCAACAGCGTCGGCGAAGCGGACGGTGGAATCTGTGCCGGAAACTCCTCCGTCTGGAACGCTAAAGGGGAGGTGTTGGGGCAATTGGATGGGACCCAGGAAGGACTGTTGCTGTTCGATACGGAGACGGGGGAGGTGTCATAAGTGAAAATTATGTAATATTTTTATGGGATGATGTCGTATTAAGGTGAATTTATCTGATGAGTAGAGAAGAGTTGAAAGAGTTATCAAGAATAAGAATTAAAGAGGCTAAGGTACTGCTTGATAATAAATTTTATGATGGTGCTTACTATTTGAGTGGATATAGCGTTGAGTGTGCATTGAAAGCTTGTATAGCGAAAAACACTAAAAGGTATGATTTTCCAGATAAAAAAGTGGCAATTGAAAGTCATACACATGAGTTACTTAAACTTGTTAAAATAGCAGGCCTTGAAATTGACTTGAAGAAAAAACTAGATTTAGAACCACAGTTTCAGCTTAATTGGGCTATTGTAAAGGATTGGTCCGAAATTACGCGTTATAAGCGTAATTCAGTATTAGATGCTAGAGATTTATATTCGGCAATAACTAATCGATCAAATGGTATTATGAAATGGATTAGAGAGAGATGGTAAGTGAAATAAATATTGAAGGAGGTAAAATTTTAATAAGAAAATTAGATGATTCTGATCTACTTATTAAAAGTGCTTTTTGGTTTCTATTTCCAGAAACACAAGAATGGAGGCTAGTAATCGTAACACCACAGGTTGATCAGAGAGGACCTAGAAAAGTTTATGAGAAAATACAGAAAATTCTAAGCAGTATGGGCGATTCAAGTATCTCTCTAGACCAAATAACTTTAATGAGTCCTCATCATCAATTAAATGAAATATTAGGATTGATCATGCAGAATGGTACAGAAATCGCAGATATTAGGTTCAAAGGGAATGTTATTAATGGTGTTTTGATTGAAGATGCTTATTTGTATAGAGTGAACCCATAATTTGCATTCTATCCTCACATATTCCGCCGGTACTACACAACCAGTTTGTGACGTGGTTTTGAGTTCGTCGAACGTATAAACTTCCTTGCTTCTCATTATCTTTATACAATGAACTACCAGAACTACATCGAAATCAGGCCTGATAAGCGATTTGGGAAGCCGTGCCTGGTGGGCACCCGGATTTCTGTTTATGACATCCTGAATTGGTTAGCGAACGGCATGAGCAAGCAGGAAATCATGGATGATTTTGAGGAAGTGACAGAAGAAATGATCAACGCTTGCCTGGCATTTGCGGCCGACAAGGAGCATCGCCTGAAAATTGCATCTTGAGACTTCTCTTCGACCAAAATATCTCCTACAAAATCGTTAAGCAGCTTGCTACCGATTTTCCTGAGGCGAAACAGGTGCGTCACGTAGGATTAGAAGACGCCTCAGACCTCGCTATATTTCAGTATGCGAAAGAACATGATTTCGCCATTGTGACTTTCGATGCCGACTTTGTTGACCTGCAAGTCATCAAAGGAAGCCCACCGAGCATCATCTGGTTGAGAACCGGAAATCTGACCACTAAAGCTATCTCGGCACTGTTGCGTAAACATGCCCCTGTTATTCAGGAATTTATGGCTACTGCTGATGCAGGCGTCCTCGAGATTATTGATCGAGGGGAATAGACGTCATCATTCCCACCTCACATGTTCCGCCGGTACTGCCCGCCTACTTTGTAGAGTGCCGTCGAAAGTTGCCCGAGGGTGCAGACTTTGCCCGCTTCCATGAGGGCTTCGAAGACGTTGCCGTTGTCGATAGCGGTTTGCTGCAACTGTTGTAGGGCGGCGGGCGCTTCGGCTCGGTGGCGCGCCTGAAAGGCATCCCGTCCGGCGATGGCCGCTTCTTTCTCTTCCGGTGTTGAGCGGATCACCTCCTGCGGCAGGATCGTGGGCGAGCCCTGCGGATCGAGGAAGGTGTTGACGCCCACCAGCGGCAGGGCGCCCGTGTGCTTCTGCATCTCGTAGTGCATCGACTCCTCCTGAATTTTGCTGCGCTGGTACATCCGCTCCATCGCGCCCAGCACGCCGCCGCGTTCCGACAAACGGCGGAACTCCTGTAGTACCGCCTCTTCCACCAGATCGGTCAGTTCTTCGATGATGAACGCCCCCTGGAGGGGATTCTCGTTTCTGGCCAGCCCCAGTTCCTTGTTGATGATTAGCTGAATGGCCACCGCCCGGCGTACCGATTCTTCCGTCGGGGTGGTGATCGCTTCGTCGTAGGCGTTGGTGTGGAGCGAGTTACAGTTGTCGTAGATCGCCAGCAGTGCTTGTAAGGTGGTACGGATGTCGTTGAAGGCGATCTCCTGCGCGTGGAGCGACCGCCCCGACGTCTGAATGTGGTACTTCAGTTTCTGGCTGCGCTCGTTGCCCTTGTAGAGGTGGCGCATCGCCTTGGCCCAGAGGCGGCGTGCGACGCGGCCCAGCACGGCGTATTCGGGGTCCATCCCATTGGAGAAGAAGAACGAGAGGTTGGGCGCGAAGTCGTCGATGGCCATGCCTCGGCTCAGGTAGTACTCCACGAAGGTGAAGCCGTTGGCGAGCGTGAAAGCGAGCTGCGAAATGGGGTTGGCCCCCGCCTCGGCGATGTGGTAGCCGGAGATGGAGACGGAGTAGAAGTTGCGAACGCGGTGGTCGATGAAGTACTGCTGGATGTCGCCCATCATGCGGAGGGCAAACTCGGTCGAGAAGATGCAGGTGTTCTGTGCCTGGTCTTCTTTCAGGATGTCGGCCTGCACCGTGCCGCGCACCGCCTGGAGCGTGCGGGCTTTGATTTCAGCGTAGGTGGCTGCGTCCAGCACCTGGTCGCCGGTCACGCCCAGGAGCAGCAACCCGAGCCCGTCGTGGTCGGGGGGAAGTTGTCCCCGATAGGTAGGGCGGGCGAGGCCTTTTTCTTCGTAGATCCGGTTGATTTTCGCTTCCACCTCATCCTGAAGCCCCTGTTCCCGGATGTGCAATTCGCATTGCTGGTCAATGGCGGCGTGGAGGAAAAAGGCCAGCAGCATGGGGGCCGGACCGTTGATCGTCATGGAGACCGAGGTGCTGGGGTCGGCGAGGTTAAAACCCGAGTAGAGCCGTTTGGCGTCGTCGAGGTTGGCGATGGAGACGCCCGAGTTGCCGATCTTACCCCAGATGTCGGGCCGGTGGTCGGGGTCTTCGCCGTAGAGCGTCACCGAATCGAAGGCCGTGGAAAGCCGCTTGGCGGGCATTCCCTGCGAAAGGTAATGGAAACGTCGGTTGGTCCGTTCGGGACCGCCTTCGCCCGCGAACATCCGCGTCGGGTCCTCGCCTTCGCGTTTGAGGGGGAACACCCCGGCCGTGTAGGGAAAAAAGCCCGGCAGGTTCTCGGTGAGTTGCCAGCGCGTCAGGTCGCCCCAGTCTTCATAGCGGGGCAGCGCCACTTTCGGCACTTGCGTACCCGAAAGCGACGTGGTGTAGAGGTCCTGTTCGATCACCCGATTCCGCACCTGAAACCGGTATTTCTCCGCGCGGTAGCGTTCCCGGAGGTCGGGCCAGTCGCGCAGCCACTGCCGACAGTCCCCGTCCAGTTTTTCTTCCAGCCGTTGCGCCAAGGCTTCCAGCGCCGCCGGGTTCACCGTTGTGGCCTGGGTGGTGCCTTCCACGCTTCCGGCGTGCGGGTCGTCGCCGTGGGTATGCGTCTCGTTGGCGCGCAGCAGGTCCAGCGTGCCGCGTACCTGGTAAAGCTGCCGCGCCAGCCGGGATTGTTTTTCCACAAAGGCGTTGTAGTCCCGGCTCGCGTCGGCAATTTCGGCGAGGTAGCGGGTCCGTTCCGGCGGGATGATGTAGAGCGGTTCGGCATGCGCCACCTCTTCGGGAAACTGTGACTTTAACTGTTTTGCGCCGGTTTTCTCCACCACGAGTTCCATCACCTTCCGGTAGAGGGCGTTGGTGCCCGGATCATTGAATTGCGAGGCGATGGTCCCGAAAACGGGAAGTTCCTCGTCGGGCGTATCCCACTGAAGGCGGTTGCGCCGGACTTGCTTCCGCACGTCGCGCAGCGCATCGAGCGAGCCCCGTTTGTCGAACTTGTTGATGGCGATCAGGTCGGCGTAGTCGATCATGTCGATCTTTTCCAGTTGCGAGGCCGCCCCATAGTCCGAGGTCATCACGTAGAGCGACACGTCGCAGTGGTCGATGATTTCCGTATCCGACTGCCCGATGCCCGACGTCTCCACGATGATGAAGTCGTAGTCGGCCGCTTTGCAGATGTCAATGGCGTCCTGCACATGACGGCTCAGCGCCAGGTTGCTCTGCCGGGTTGCGAGCGAACGCATGTAGATGCGCGGATGATGAATGCTGTTCATCCGGATGCGGTCGCCCAGCAACGCCCCGCCCGTCCGGCGTCGGGACGGATCGACCGAGATGATGGCCAGCGTCTGGTCGCGCCCCGCCGAGCCGTCGAAGTCCAGCAGAAAGCGGCGCACCAGTTCGTCGACGAGCGACGACTTGCCAGCGCCGCCCGTGCCCGTGATGCCCAGCACCGGAATGATTTTTTGAGCGGAGCGTTGCGCTTCCAGCGACGCACGGAGGTCCTGAAATGCCTCGCCGTAGTTTTCTGCCACCGTGATGAGCTGCGCAATGGCTTTGGGATCGCGCTGCGTCAGTTGCGCTACCTCGCCGTTGACCTGCGTCGGCGTCTTGGTCGGGAAATCCGCCCGTTCCAGCAGGTCGTTGATCATGCCCTGCAAGCCCATCTGCCGTCCGTCGTCGGGCGAGTAGAGGCGGTCGATGCCGTAGGCGTGCAGTTCCTCAATTTCCTGGGGCAAAATGGTGCCGCCGCCCCCGCCGAAAATCTTGATGTGACCCGCGCCGCGCTCGCGTAGCAGGTCGTACAGGTACTTGAAAAACTCCACGTGTCCGCCCTGGTACGAGGTGATGGCGATGGCCTGCGCATCTTCCTGAATGGCACAGTCAACAATCTCAGCGACGGAGCGGTTGTGGCCCAGGTGAATCACTTCCGCCCCGGAGGCCTGCAACAGGCGGCGCATCAGGTTGATGGCGGCGTCGTGCCCGTCGAACAGGCTGCCCGCCGTCACAATGCGAACGTGGTTGTTAAGTCGGTAGGGGGGGACGTCAACGGCAGACATGGGGGTAGGGTGGTTTGGTGTGTAACAAAACTACCAAAAACGGGACGGATCGGGCTAGGGTCATGGTCATGGTCAGGAACGGGAAGTTGTATTACAAAAAAAACGTCGTAAGTTCCGGATCAGAAGTATAGTTCATAGAGGCTTTTGCGTTGTTCATCCGTATCCCTTTCTCCTGATTTCCTTGCCTATGAACCGTTATTTTTTACTCGCCTCCCTCTGCTTCCTGTCTGTCTCTGCCTCAGCCCAATCGCTACGGTTTTATGCCACCGTGCAGGGCAACTATCAGTTTGTTTTCCCTCGACAGATACGAGAGGCCTTTTCCATTTTCGAAGGAGAGGAAACACCAGGAATCGATATCGATTGGACGCCGGGTATCTACTATCGTAGTCGTTATCAAGCTGGTAAACCGGGGTGTGGTTTCGGGGGACAGGTGGAGTGGAGTCGGGGTCAACGCGTTTCTGTGCGCACCGGTATCCAGATAGATCAGCTACGGTATCAAGTTAAATTTTCGTCGTACGATAGCGATGGAAGCAAGGGAGAAGGAAAAAGCAGCTACAAACGTACGTTGCTGACGATTCCTTTGCTCGTACAGTACCAGGAAGAAAGAAATCGTTTTGCTTTCTTCGCCGGACCGGCATGGTGTGGATTTATGGCCTACTCCTCTGAGAGCGAAGCCACCACAACCGAAGCCGACGGTACCGTGACTAGTTCCAACTTTGTCGGCAGGTCCAGGTCTTCGGCTTTGTACGTCAAGCGTCTACAGGGCATAGTGGGCGTACGGTATCACATAGCCAAGCGTTGGACGATTGATTTTTCTTATGCACATACGTTAGTCACATACGATTCCAACAAGCCTGTAAAGGAGGTAACAGACATATTTTGGCAAACCTCACCCAATCCTAACTTCCTCACGCTGGGTACTTCTTTTCGGATCGCGGCTTTGTGAGAAAAATCGATCTCTATCCTCTTTTCATATGAACCGTCACTTTTTACTCGCCTCCCTCTGCTGCCTATCTATCTCAGCCTCGGCTCAATCGTTGCGGGTCTACGCCACCGTGCAAGGCAACGATCATGTACCGACGCCCCGGCATGTGGAGGCAGATATACAATACCTGCCAGGGAAAATTCTCCCTCGGTCAACCATGAAAATGACACGTATTACCGCGGTAAGCCGGGCTATGGCGTAGGTCTGCAACTGGAAACGCAACTTCCTCTGCGTCTTAGCCTCAGGACGGGGGGCTTCTTCGATCGCTTACGCTACGCACTGGGTTACACCGATGTAGCTTCTGATGGTAGTCAACGAGAGGGCACCACGGATGTAAAGAGCGTGTTTGTGACGGTTCCTCTTTTGATTCAGTATCAGGAAAAAGGCGAGCGCATTACCTTCTTTGCCGGCCCGGCCTTCGGAGGATATGTAGACAATGCTTTGAAAAGTGAAGCGACTTTCACGGAACCGGACGATACGGTGAGGACAAGCTCTTTACCATATTCAAGCCCTAGGTCATCCATTTTTTACATCAAACGGCTTCAAGGAGTCATCGGAGTGCGCTACCATGTAGCTTCGAGATGGACGCTTGATCTAACCTATGCCCATACCTTACTTAAGCACACACCTGACTCTTATGACGTTGGAGAGGCATTTCTACAGGAAAGACCGAATCCCAACTTTTTCACGCTGGGTACTTCGTTCCAGTTGATGGCTGGGCGAGAAGGATTTCACTCAAATGCTTGCCCATGAACTGTCGCTTTCTACTTTTACCCCATACCATCCTGATTTTACCCCGCCCCGTGTTGCCGCCGGTGGCCCTCGTCTGCGTGGCTTTGCGCTGGAAGTGGGGGTGGCCTACCGTTTCGGGGCGCAACCGTAGGAAACAGGTCACATGTTGTGGCGGATAAACAACTGGCGACGATTTTTCGTTAAGAGGGGAAACATCTGTTCATCATGAAACTGAAGTTACCTTCCATACTTTCTGTCTTCACCCTTTTCGCGGCCACGTCGGTCGGCTACGCGCAGTCGGAGCAACCTCCGCAACCGTTGCGCATCGATACCGTCCAAACGGTTGTGCAACAACCCAATGCCGCCCAGCCGGATCGGATTCCGACCGACAAAGGGGCCATGTCCATTCACCCGATTCTGCACAGCAGTCTGGTGATTCAGTGGAACGGCCAGACCATATATTCCGATCCGTACGGTGGAGCCGAGCTTTTCAACAAGGTGCCGGCTCCCGACCTGGTGCTGATTACCGACATCCACGGCGATCACCTCCATCCCGAAACCCTGAAGGAACTGGATCTGTCGCACGCGGAGCTGATTGCCCCGAAAGCCGTGCTCGACCAGTTGGGCGACATCAACTTCAAGCAAACGCACGAGCTGGCCAACGGCGAGGCCCTCACCTGGCAGGGCATCCGCGTCGAGGCCATTCCGATGTACAACCTGCCCGAATCGCCCGACTCCCGGCATACGCGAGGGCGGGGCAACGGCTACGTGCTCACGCTGGGGGGCAAGCGCGTCTACATTTCGGGCGATACCGAAGACATTCCCGAGATGCGGCAACTGAAAAACATCGACGTGGCGTTTGTCTGCATGAATTTGCCCTACACCATGGACGTGGCGCATGCTGCCAGCGCGGTGCTGGCGTTCAAACCTAAAATCGTGTATCCGTTTCACTTTCGTGGTGGGGAAGGGAAACTGAGCGACGTGGAGAAGTTTAAGTCGCTGGTCACCAAACAGGACCCCAACATCGACGTACGCCTCCGCGACTGGTATCCCGTACAATAGCAGCACCCACAGGCCAACTTTCGCCATTTTCCGGTTTCTGGCAGGAGACCGGATTTTTTATGCGCGAAGAGGGCTGCGCCAGGGGCCGCTACGACGCTGATCCGAAGCAATACTTGACGTAGTGTTACAGCGATAGATTAAGGTTAATTAATTGATTTTCAGTTGGTTGGTGGAAGAGTTTTCTGAGGTTTTCGCCGGGTGGGCTAACCCTTTACGCAGCGCTACGTAAAGAACCCTATACCTCCACAAGGTGCAGCCTCTTGGTGTACCGGGAGGTTTTTTTATAGGTATATAAATTTTTACAACTATGTTAACCCGAATTGCCTTTACTTTACTTCTTATAGGCGCTAGCGTCACATTTGTCCAGGCCCAGAGTACGTCCGATTCCTCGTTTGTCGAAGACGACTGGTCGTTCGATATGGTAGAGGAAGACACCACCCAGCAGATGACGACGCCAGCCGACGAGTACGGTGAATTTAGCAACCGTACCGCCACTGTTGAAGACTCGGTCGATAACGGACGCGATGTCGTCGTGATGGAACCGGAACAACCGGCCGAACGTCGGCGTGGTCCTTTCCAGATTTTGTCGACCCCGACACCCGCGTCTCCGAGCCGCATTCCGTAACGGAAACGTTATCGCTTTAAACCTACTGCCTCACGCCACCGCGTGGGGTTTTTTTATGGCCATTCCGTCTAATGTGACGGCAATTAAACCTCAGGGTCAGCGGACGGGGCAGCCTTCTGTTGGATGGCGTGTTCGTGCGATGCGGTGGCGCGTTCCTGCCGCATTTCCAGCGATAAAAAGTAGTTCAAGCCCGTTCGGATCACCGCAATGGCGCCCAGCTTGCCGATCTGTTCCCAGCTCGGGGCAACCGCTGTCGACAGAATGTCGGCTCCCAGCTGGAACTCCAGCGCCAGGGCAAGGTAACGCGCCAGCACCAGCCGGATTGCGGTAAAGTTGTGCGTCTGTTTCGAAGCGATGGCGCGCCCGAACTGCACGATGGCCAGCACCACGCCCAAGGCAACGATCAGCGCGCCGGTGGTTTCAATGCCCAGTTTGAGCCACTGGACGGCTTCTACAATGAGCGATTCAATCGAGTAGGTTTCTTCCATAATCAGAGTAACGACGTGGCGATCAAGGGGTTCGGCGGGTAAAGCGTGTGTACTGCCACAACACAAACCGCTGCAATGCGATCAGGACCACCACCAGACCGACGGCCAGGCCAAACAGCAGCAGCGCACGGGTTTCCTGCCCCGGAACGCAAAGCTCAGCGCGGTAGAAACGGCCGGCGGATGCATGGCGTCCACGCTCACCATCAGCACGATGGTCAGGAGCATCGCCAGGCTGGCAGCCCAGTAGTTAGGCCCGATCAGCCGTTCGGCCAGAAATCCGACGCTCGCGGCGGCCACCTGCGCCAGCAGCAGCGTGCGCATGCGGTTGGTGCGGTGGTCGGGTGCCAGGTAGATTAGAAAGGCGCTGGATGGCAGCGACGAAAACAGAAGGCGCTGACTGCTGAACATTTCGAGCATGACCAGCACCACCAGTACGACCACCGTCGGCAGTAGCGCTAGTTGTAACTCATCGCGAATGCTGAACTGTGTCCGACCGAGCGAACGGGAATTAATGGGAGTGGCCATAATGCACCCCGGTTTACGTCGCTGGCACGGTTACGGTTCGGGAAATGCGTTCTTTCAAGGAGCAATCACAGAGCGATGGAAACGCTTCGGCCCTTACCGACCCACGGAATCAGACGCGGCACGCCGGGAGATACGTTCAGAGAATATGTTGGTTTTTTTGAGTGGGGTTTGGGGGAAGTTGAGCGTGGGGTTGTCGTAAGAGTAGATTATATCGACAAATCAATCGAAACGCTTTGGGCTTCGCCTTCGGTGCCCGGGTGGCGTTGAGCCGTAGACCGCGCGATTGACCAGCGCTACGGTGGATTCGAACAACCATTTGAGCGAGGAAGGCTGGATTTTTTGAGGGAAGAGGATCGGGTTGATGTCCTGACATTTTTAGGCGCATGCGTTCGCCACTTTTGAGTGAAGGGCCACTTGAGTGAGCCCCGTCTGACTACGCATTTATTTCACCTCCATAATTTCCGTTTTATGAACAGAACAACCTACTTTTTTCGCAAATGCCTACGGGTGTATGTGCTGGGATGCGCTGCACTGCTGTGCGCCCTTTCTGCGCGGGCACAGGTCCAGATGGAGTACCTGAACCGGGGTGTCGTGGCGGTCCGCAACGGCGACGCCGTCTACGTAGGCTGGCGCCTGCTGGGCACCGATTCGGCCGATGTGGCCTTCAACGTCTACCGCAACGGCACCAAACTCAACCCCGAACCCATCACGCAATCGACCAATTTTGTGGATCTGGAGGGCGTGGTCGTCGCCACGGGCGAATCCGCCCCGCTGCACTACGCCGACGGCGTGACGTACACCGTCCGTGCCGTGGTGGCGGGTGTTGAGCAGGAAGCGTCCGCGCCGACCCCCGTCTGGGAGCAGCCCTACCTCGACATTCCGTTGCAGGTGCCGCCCGACGATACGATCCACGTACGGCCCGACAGCATCGTCTCGTACAGCTACACCGCCAACGACGCGAGCGTGGGCGATCTGGACGGCGACGGCGACTACGAAATCGTGCTGAAATGGGACCCCACCAACGCCAAGGACAACTCGCAGGGTGGGCATACGGGCAACGTGTTGCTCGACGCCTACGAGCTGGACGGCACGCACCTATGGCGCATCGACCTGGGGCCGAACAT
It encodes the following:
- a CDS encoding LLM class flavin-dependent oxidoreductase, yielding MEIGIDSFAYAMSVDETGAPLSSQQAMAELLDRMVQADQAGLDVFGIGEHHRKEYLDSAPTTILAAAAARTERIRLTSAVTVLSAADPVRVFQSFASLDLISKGRAEMVVGRGSSIEAFPLFGYDLNDYDALFAEKLDLLLTIRDHEVVTWSGKFRPPLQNLPIYPRPVQKPFPIWLGVGGTPGSFVRAGMLGLPLMVAVIGGETHRFRPLVDLYREAGAKAGHAPDQLKVGLHSFGYVARTTQEAIDNYYPGHEANMNRIGKERGWPPMTRARFDGSRSKLGFMMLGNPEEVAEKILRHSAALGGIDRVTFQMDNADLTHRQLMDAIELIGTRVAPLVKGATV
- a CDS encoding carbon-nitrogen hydrolase family protein, whose protein sequence is MKIALAQLRSQKGDLDINLARHQDVIERAAAQSADLIVFPELSLTNYEPTIAEAVATPPDDPRLDMFQHFADAHHMTIGIGLPTRHEAGIQISLLLFQPHQALRRYAKQYLHADEEPFFVPGPGFPSLTLGNTSIALAICYEISVPAHTEVAVQSGAPFYLASVAKFVGGIDKALTQMADIARQHGLTTLMVNSVGEADGGICAGNSSVWNAKGEVLGQLDGTQEGLLLFDTETGEVS
- a CDS encoding HEPN domain-containing protein; the protein is MSREELKELSRIRIKEAKVLLDNKFYDGAYYLSGYSVECALKACIAKNTKRYDFPDKKVAIESHTHELLKLVKIAGLEIDLKKKLDLEPQFQLNWAIVKDWSEITRYKRNSVLDARDLYSAITNRSNGIMKWIRERW
- a CDS encoding DUF433 domain-containing protein, translating into MNYQNYIEIRPDKRFGKPCLVGTRISVYDILNWLANGMSKQEIMDDFEEVTEEMINACLAFAADKEHRLKIAS
- a CDS encoding DUF5615 family PIN-like protein, which codes for MRLLFDQNISYKIVKQLATDFPEAKQVRHVGLEDASDLAIFQYAKEHDFAIVTFDADFVDLQVIKGSPPSIIWLRTGNLTTKAISALLRKHAPVIQEFMATADAGVLEIIDRGE
- a CDS encoding methylmalonyl-CoA mutase family protein is translated as MSAVDVPPYRLNNHVRIVTAGSLFDGHDAAINLMRRLLQASGAEVIHLGHNRSVAEIVDCAIQEDAQAIAITSYQGGHVEFFKYLYDLLRERGAGHIKIFGGGGGTILPQEIEELHAYGIDRLYSPDDGRQMGLQGMINDLLERADFPTKTPTQVNGEVAQLTQRDPKAIAQLITVAENYGEAFQDLRASLEAQRSAQKIIPVLGITGTGGAGKSSLVDELVRRFLLDFDGSAGRDQTLAIISVDPSRRRTGGALLGDRIRMNSIHHPRIYMRSLATRQSNLALSRHVQDAIDICKAADYDFIIVETSGIGQSDTEIIDHCDVSLYVMTSDYGAASQLEKIDMIDYADLIAINKFDKRGSLDALRDVRKQVRRNRLQWDTPDEELPVFGTIASQFNDPGTNALYRKVMELVVEKTGAKQLKSQFPEEVAHAEPLYIIPPERTRYLAEIADASRDYNAFVEKQSRLARQLYQVRGTLDLLRANETHTHGDDPHAGSVEGTTQATTVNPAALEALAQRLEEKLDGDCRQWLRDWPDLRERYRAEKYRFQVRNRVIEQDLYTTSLSGTQVPKVALPRYEDWGDLTRWQLTENLPGFFPYTAGVFPLKREGEDPTRMFAGEGGPERTNRRFHYLSQGMPAKRLSTAFDSVTLYGEDPDHRPDIWGKIGNSGVSIANLDDAKRLYSGFNLADPSTSVSMTINGPAPMLLAFFLHAAIDQQCELHIREQGLQDEVEAKINRIYEEKGLARPTYRGQLPPDHDGLGLLLLGVTGDQVLDAATYAEIKARTLQAVRGTVQADILKEDQAQNTCIFSTEFALRMMGDIQQYFIDHRVRNFYSVSISGYHIAEAGANPISQLAFTLANGFTFVEYYLSRGMAIDDFAPNLSFFFSNGMDPEYAVLGRVARRLWAKAMRHLYKGNERSQKLKYHIQTSGRSLHAQEIAFNDIRTTLQALLAIYDNCNSLHTNAYDEAITTPTEESVRRAVAIQLIINKELGLARNENPLQGAFIIEELTDLVEEAVLQEFRRLSERGGVLGAMERMYQRSKIQEESMHYEMQKHTGALPLVGVNTFLDPQGSPTILPQEVIRSTPEEKEAAIAGRDAFQARHRAEAPAALQQLQQTAIDNGNVFEALMEAGKVCTLGQLSTALYKVGGQYRRNM